The proteins below are encoded in one region of Actinomycetota bacterium:
- a CDS encoding secondary thiamine-phosphate synthase enzyme YjbQ, giving the protein METELRPLDMSNRTFADLTGELAAFVRDKSDGLASVFVPHATAGVAIMELGSGSEADLQEVLGRLLPRDDRWQHSHGSSGHGADHVLPAFISPSVTIPVVDGELQLGTWQSVVFVDTNRDNPQRKVRFSFVAG; this is encoded by the coding sequence ATGGAGACTGAGCTCCGGCCACTCGACATGTCCAACAGGACCTTCGCCGACCTGACCGGCGAGCTCGCAGCGTTCGTGCGAGACAAGAGTGATGGCCTGGCGAGCGTGTTCGTTCCCCACGCGACGGCGGGCGTCGCGATCATGGAGCTCGGGTCGGGCTCGGAGGCCGACCTGCAGGAGGTACTGGGCCGGTTGCTGCCGCGCGACGACCGCTGGCAGCACAGCCACGGCTCCAGCGGTCATGGCGCCGACCACGTGCTCCCCGCCTTCATCTCGCCGAGCGTCACGATCCCGGTCGTCGACGGCGAGCTTCAGCTGGGCACGTGGCAGAGCGTGGTGTTCGTGGACACGAACCGCGACAACCCTCAGCGAAAGGTCCGCTTCTCCTTCGTCGCGGGGTGA
- a CDS encoding sulfotransferase — translation MADQDPPFFIVGSARSGTTFLRLTLNAHPDVAVPPESRFITELRQGRDQVDPPSFLQSLAAHKRFEAWDLPIEAVAEELAGAATVPYADAVAAAYRAYARRRGKSRWGDKTPRYVLNVPELAGLFPESRFIHLIRDGRDVALSYADVPFGPKNIAKAAELWANRVAAGLRDGRTLERGRYIEIMYADLVEDNEGEIKDICAFIGVPFVSSMLDPQETQKGALARADKYNPHVKQQPIRRIRSWKTDMPPEHVEIFEAVAGDVLSELGFERRYPNPSAAARLKARAGIAGAPVGKIRSLAAKA, via the coding sequence ATGGCGGACCAAGATCCGCCCTTCTTCATCGTCGGGTCGGCCCGTTCCGGCACCACCTTCCTGCGCCTGACGTTGAACGCCCATCCCGACGTGGCGGTGCCTCCCGAGTCACGGTTCATCACCGAGCTGCGCCAGGGGCGGGACCAGGTGGACCCTCCCTCTTTCCTACAGAGCCTTGCCGCGCACAAGCGCTTCGAGGCTTGGGACCTGCCGATCGAAGCGGTCGCCGAGGAGCTCGCGGGCGCCGCCACCGTTCCCTACGCGGATGCGGTCGCGGCCGCCTATCGCGCCTACGCGCGGCGCCGGGGGAAGTCCCGCTGGGGAGACAAGACCCCGCGCTACGTCTTGAACGTCCCCGAGCTTGCGGGGCTCTTCCCCGAGAGCCGGTTCATCCATCTGATCCGCGACGGTAGAGACGTCGCTCTGTCGTACGCGGACGTGCCGTTCGGGCCGAAGAACATCGCCAAGGCTGCCGAGCTGTGGGCGAACCGCGTGGCCGCTGGGCTGCGCGACGGAAGGACGCTCGAGCGCGGCCGCTACATCGAGATCATGTACGCCGACCTCGTCGAAGACAACGAAGGCGAGATCAAGGACATCTGCGCGTTCATCGGTGTCCCCTTCGTATCGTCGATGCTGGATCCGCAGGAGACCCAGAAAGGCGCCCTCGCGAGGGCGGACAAGTACAACCCGCACGTCAAGCAACAGCCGATCCGGCGGATCCGCTCGTGGAAGACCGACATGCCTCCGGAGCACGTAGAGATCTTCGAAGCGGTTGCCGGCGACGTCCTGAGCGAGCTCGGCTTCGAACGTCGGTATCCCAACCCCAGCGCGGCGGCCCGGCTGAAGGCGCGGGCCGGGATCGCGGGCGCTCCCGTGGGAAAGATCAGGAGCCTGGCCGCAAAGGCGTGA
- a CDS encoding sulfatase, with amino-acid sequence MTAPNVLLLAIDSLRADAAFGREVPTPNIDRYADGGAAFHHCVSTTTSTTPSFSSILTGCYPPKHGVRGLQGYRLSSSLTTMAEAFAAGGYQTHAEVTGPLLPQTGILRGFEDARHRQGYKVPFFQWRDEVVERMHSYLDPWFMLLHIWEVHRPYRAPPDFTKRWDKAGYQAAVQATDEWLQPVYDACGDNTIVVITGDHGEDYPDTSFQQKLIRLARKSRKTLRLKSWLPALDQRFQSLSVGHGFALHEHLVRVPLIIAGPRVSPATIEQQVRHVDLFPTLCDLCDLETPAGIDGRSLRPLIEGGTLPEEPAYMEAVGVKLEGNRIAGARTADWKLLRVGSAKPTLYKLNGGGRPDEKRNLYTRYPEVARPLESFIAEVEASAVTGEEAPLSEEDEATIEQHLRDLGYL; translated from the coding sequence TTGACCGCGCCGAACGTCTTGTTGTTGGCCATCGACTCGCTCCGAGCCGATGCCGCGTTCGGACGCGAGGTCCCGACGCCGAACATCGATCGCTACGCCGACGGCGGCGCGGCCTTCCACCACTGCGTCTCCACCACGACCTCCACCACGCCGTCGTTCTCTTCGATCCTCACCGGCTGCTACCCACCGAAGCACGGCGTGCGGGGACTTCAGGGCTATCGACTCTCAAGCTCGCTCACGACCATGGCCGAGGCCTTCGCCGCCGGCGGCTATCAGACGCATGCGGAGGTGACGGGACCGCTCCTGCCGCAGACCGGGATCCTGAGGGGCTTCGAGGATGCTCGTCACCGGCAGGGATACAAGGTCCCGTTCTTCCAATGGCGCGATGAGGTGGTCGAGCGGATGCACTCCTACCTCGACCCGTGGTTCATGCTGCTGCACATCTGGGAGGTCCATCGCCCCTACCGCGCTCCGCCCGATTTCACCAAGCGGTGGGACAAGGCCGGTTACCAGGCCGCCGTGCAGGCGACCGACGAGTGGCTCCAGCCGGTCTATGACGCCTGCGGCGACAACACGATCGTCGTGATCACGGGTGACCACGGCGAGGACTACCCGGACACGTCCTTCCAGCAGAAGCTCATCCGGCTGGCGCGGAAGTCTCGCAAGACGCTCAGGCTGAAGAGCTGGCTCCCGGCCCTCGACCAGCGCTTCCAGTCTCTGTCGGTAGGCCACGGGTTCGCCCTGCACGAGCACCTCGTTCGGGTGCCGCTGATAATCGCCGGCCCCCGGGTCTCGCCTGCGACGATCGAGCAACAGGTCCGCCACGTGGATCTCTTCCCCACCCTGTGTGACCTCTGCGATCTAGAGACGCCCGCGGGCATCGACGGACGCAGCCTGCGACCGCTGATCGAGGGCGGGACGCTGCCGGAGGAGCCCGCCTACATGGAGGCGGTCGGAGTGAAGCTCGAGGGCAACCGCATCGCCGGCGCCCGCACCGCCGACTGGAAGTTGCTGCGAGTCGGTTCGGCGAAACCAACCTTGTACAAACTCAACGGGGGCGGGAGGCCGGACGAGAAGCGCAACCTGTACACCAGGTATCCGGAGGTCGCCCGCCCGCTCGAGTCGTTCATCGCCGAGGTTGAGGCGTCCGCCGTCACCGGAGAAGAGGCCCCTCTGTCGGAAGAGGACGAGGCGACGATCGAGCAACACCTGCGAGACCTCGGTTATCTGTGA
- a CDS encoding WecB/TagA/CpsF family glycosyltransferase — protein sequence MERPFPTIEVLGVPVAKLTPSDALAQIDRIHDEQTPALVAYANAHTLNLATTDPSYREVLQAAAIVLNDGAGIGLAARVQGERFPANLNGSDFNPQILGLAADRRWPVYFVGARPGVAVRAAAAMTQRYPNLVVAGHRDGYWSPEQERQVVADIQATGATLIMAALGNPLQEKWLAQHLPATGARIGVGVGAFFDFAAGEVPRAPAWMNRWGIEWIFRLAQEPTRLWKRYVLGNPLFLARALRARLKPH from the coding sequence ATGGAGCGCCCATTCCCGACGATCGAGGTTCTTGGGGTGCCGGTAGCGAAGCTGACGCCATCCGACGCCCTGGCGCAGATCGACCGGATCCACGACGAGCAAACGCCGGCGCTGGTCGCCTACGCGAACGCGCACACGCTGAACCTCGCCACCACCGATCCCTCGTACCGCGAAGTACTGCAGGCGGCGGCCATCGTGCTGAACGATGGCGCGGGGATCGGGCTGGCCGCCAGGGTCCAGGGCGAGCGTTTCCCCGCCAACCTCAACGGGAGCGACTTCAACCCCCAGATCCTCGGCCTCGCCGCGGATCGGCGGTGGCCCGTCTACTTCGTCGGGGCGCGGCCGGGGGTAGCGGTCCGCGCCGCCGCGGCGATGACTCAGCGCTACCCGAACCTCGTCGTCGCGGGCCACCGCGACGGTTACTGGTCACCCGAGCAGGAGCGGCAGGTCGTCGCCGACATCCAGGCAACGGGAGCCACGCTGATCATGGCCGCGCTGGGCAACCCACTGCAGGAGAAGTGGTTGGCGCAGCACCTGCCCGCCACGGGTGCACGGATCGGCGTCGGCGTGGGTGCCTTCTTCGACTTCGCCGCAGGTGAGGTGCCGAGGGCTCCGGCCTGGATGAACCGCTGGGGCATCGAATGGATCTTCCGCCTAGCCCAAGAACCAACCCGCCTCTGGAAACGCTACGTCCTAGGCAACCCGTTATTCCTAGCGCGCGCCCTCCGAGCCCGCCTGAAGCCCCACTGA